TGCCTGATGTTGAAGGAGATGAAGCGCTCAAGGCACGTTTAATTGGAGAAGCACAGTTTATAAGGGGTGCTATGATGATGCGATTGGTAAATTTTTGGGGTACTGCTCCCCTGATAACGGAATTGTTGTCACCCGATGAATTGAACGTAAGCAATAGTACCCCAGAAGCACTATGGCAACAGGTCATTGATGATTTCACGGCGGCGAGTGCGGTATTGCCCAATTCTTACGAAGGATCGGACGTAGGTCGTGCCACAAGAGGAGCTGCCCTTGGGTTTTTAGGCAAAGCCCACTTGTTTAATGGTCAGTGGCAGAGCGCGGCCGATCAATTTGCCCTAGTGGAAGGTTTGAGCTATTCCCTTTTGGATAACTTTGCTGATGTATTTTTAATTGACAATAGTCAGGAATCTGTTTTTGAGATACAGTTTGCGGCAGGATTGGATCCAAGTTTGGGAAGTCATCAAAATACCATTTTGCCGCCGAATGGCTCTGGCTTCGGAGCCGGTGGGGGTTGGGGTTTTCTACAGCCTTTTCAAGAATCGGTTGACGCATATGAAGATGGGGATATTAGAGAAGGTGCCACCTTCTTTGTGGATGGGGATAGTTTTGAGGATGTGGAATTCCCTGAAAACTCTCAAGCAATATGGCCCATAGGCTTGGCCAAATACACCAGGGGAACAAACATAGCTGAAGATGGTGATTTATTGGATGGTCCCCATAACTGGATTTGGATGCGCTACGCAGACGTCTTATTGATGCATGCCGAAGCATTGATAGAACTTAATCGGGTCGGAGAAGCATTAGATCGCATAAACCAAGTAAGACAAAGGGCTGGATTGCCTAATCTTACAGGCTTGTCACAAGATGAGGCACGGGATGCGGTACGTCTTGAACGAAGACTTGAACTGTATTTTGAGGGTGCCCGTGGCCTGGATATTAGAAGGTGGGGCATTGTTGGCGATGTCGCTTCGGAAACCAACTTTACCCCTGGGACACACGAAGTATTACCTATTCCCCAAGTGGAACTTGATGTAAACCCGGAATTGAATCAAAATGTAGGATATTAAGATTTATCCTCATGGATTTTTGAAGAAAAGTTTTTTTTACATTCATTTGATTGACTATTAT
The sequence above is a segment of the Muricauda sp. SCSIO 64092 genome. Coding sequences within it:
- a CDS encoding RagB/SusD family nutrient uptake outer membrane protein, which gives rise to MNIKKVNFIRTMIAFGLLWTLGCNDDFLEKEPIGQLSTAFTSTDDAILALNAAYSSLTAIETWNAYDPISEMWSGDTRANPDLVVLNQIRDYTLQPDNSVVQLAWNNTYEAVYRANIVINSLPDVEGDEALKARLIGEAQFIRGAMMMRLVNFWGTAPLITELLSPDELNVSNSTPEALWQQVIDDFTAASAVLPNSYEGSDVGRATRGAALGFLGKAHLFNGQWQSAADQFALVEGLSYSLLDNFADVFLIDNSQESVFEIQFAAGLDPSLGSHQNTILPPNGSGFGAGGGWGFLQPFQESVDAYEDGDIREGATFFVDGDSFEDVEFPENSQAIWPIGLAKYTRGTNIAEDGDLLDGPHNWIWMRYADVLLMHAEALIELNRVGEALDRINQVRQRAGLPNLTGLSQDEARDAVRLERRLELYFEGARGLDIRRWGIVGDVASETNFTPGTHEVLPIPQVELDVNPELNQNVGY